One part of the Streptomyces lydicus genome encodes these proteins:
- a CDS encoding HAMP domain-containing protein gives MALDPARPEPASTPPPPPGSPEPTGPQDSPRTEASVPPDGDGQWVRTSELRPLLAAMNALRDGDFNAGVEPFPGGGGADGVLADMVGVFHQIVARNAHLASELQRVRSEIIRQGRLDERISASPGQGTWTTNIEAANTVLEALVVPLAKATRVLDAVADGDLTQHVDLHDGNRQLRGDLRRLGSGVNRMVDQLSLFTGEVTRVAREVGTEGRLGGRARVQGLSGDWLHVTEAVNTMASRLTAQVRDIAVVTTAVARGDLTQQVTVEATGELLELKLTVNKMVDQLRAFADEVTRVAREVGTEGQLGGRAQVRGVSGVWKDLTDNVNFMASNLTWQVRNIAQVTTAVANGDLSQKITVDARGEILELKSTINTMVDQLSAFADEVTRVAREVGTEGQLGGRAQVRGVSGVWKDLTESVNFMADNLTSQVRNIAQVATAVAEGDLGKKITVEAKGEILELKSTINTMVDQLSAFADEVTRVAREVGTEGNLGGQAQVRGASGVWKDLTDNVNFMALNLTSQVRNIAQVTTSVANGDLSKKIDVDARGEILELKETVNTMVQQLRAFADEVTRVAREVGTEGRLGGRAQVHGVSGVWKNLTDNVNFMADNLTSQVRNIAQVATAVAKGDLSKKIDVDARGEILELKTTINTMVDTLSSFSSEVTRVAREVGSEGQLGGQARVEGVYGTWKRLTTSVNELALNLTTQVRAIAEVASAVTQGDMSGSITVDAQGEVAALKNNINLMVANLRETTRAKDWLESNLARIASLMQGHRDLVEVADLILRELTPLVNAQFGAFFLAEAGAEPGEGLELIAGYGTGQPEGRRSLPRLRLGTPGWGLITQAAMEKKRIVVDAVPPDYITISSGLGAAAPASIVILPVLFEDQVLGVIELASFSRFSEVHLAFIDQFVNTIGVSINTIIANSRTESLLSESQRLTAELRQRSDELQLTNAELEEKAALLATSSQYKSEFLANMSHELRTPLNSLLVLSRLLADNPDGRLSPQEVEFAVTIHRAGSDLLQLINDILDLSKIEAGRMDLHPKPLPLIKLLDYVRATFKPLTVDRGLTFDIKVGDDVPEELFSDEQRLQQILRNLLSNAVKFTSSGGVELLVRRVPGTDFDEESLRTAGDVIALSVKDTGIGIPPEKLDDIFEAFQQSDGTTNRKYGGTGLGLSISRDMAALLGGRITAESEPDVGSTFTLYVPARYTAPLPAPSPTAAARPADSAAQATPGPAAVTRPVLAEHLTTRPTPRTAPAPDREPPGDDGFPDKEAREDLMSGTTMHAADGGDVTWPETTRLKDWLSGRPGQVLANRRILIVDDDIRNVFALTHVLGRVGIRVKYAENGREGLEVLDRTPDVSLVLMDIMMPEMDGYEMIKAIRQTPRFAELPVIALTAKAMPGDREKAIESGVNDYIPKPVDVDRLLSVICGLLDPEPAACTPEPDDSEEAGSGAGTGTGPDDRGTAGQQQ, from the coding sequence ATGGCTCTAGACCCGGCCAGGCCCGAGCCTGCTTCCACACCCCCACCGCCCCCGGGGTCGCCGGAGCCGACCGGACCCCAGGACTCCCCGCGGACGGAAGCGTCCGTGCCCCCCGACGGGGACGGACAGTGGGTGCGGACGAGCGAGCTGCGACCGCTGCTGGCCGCGATGAACGCGCTGCGCGACGGGGACTTCAACGCCGGCGTGGAGCCCTTCCCGGGCGGCGGCGGGGCGGACGGCGTGCTGGCCGACATGGTCGGCGTCTTCCACCAGATCGTCGCCCGCAACGCCCATCTGGCATCCGAGCTGCAACGCGTACGCAGCGAGATCATCCGGCAGGGCCGGCTGGACGAGCGGATCTCCGCGAGTCCCGGCCAGGGGACGTGGACGACGAACATCGAGGCGGCCAACACCGTCCTCGAAGCCCTGGTCGTCCCGCTCGCCAAGGCCACCCGAGTGCTGGACGCGGTGGCCGACGGCGATCTGACCCAGCACGTCGACCTGCATGACGGCAACCGCCAGCTGCGCGGCGATCTGCGCCGCCTGGGCAGCGGCGTCAACCGCATGGTCGACCAGCTCTCGCTGTTCACCGGGGAGGTCACCCGGGTCGCCCGCGAGGTCGGCACCGAGGGCCGGCTCGGCGGCCGGGCCAGGGTGCAGGGGCTCTCCGGCGACTGGCTGCACGTGACCGAGGCGGTCAACACCATGGCGTCGCGGCTGACCGCGCAGGTCCGGGACATCGCCGTGGTCACCACGGCGGTGGCGCGCGGCGACCTGACCCAGCAGGTGACGGTCGAGGCGACCGGGGAGCTGCTGGAGCTGAAGCTGACCGTCAACAAGATGGTCGACCAGCTGCGGGCGTTCGCCGACGAGGTCACCCGGGTCGCCCGCGAGGTCGGCACCGAGGGCCAGCTCGGCGGCCGCGCCCAGGTCAGGGGCGTCTCCGGGGTCTGGAAGGACCTCACCGACAACGTCAACTTCATGGCGTCCAACCTGACCTGGCAGGTCCGCAACATCGCCCAGGTGACCACGGCCGTGGCCAACGGCGATCTGAGCCAGAAGATCACCGTGGACGCCCGGGGCGAGATCCTGGAGCTGAAGTCGACGATCAACACCATGGTCGACCAGCTCTCCGCCTTCGCCGACGAGGTCACCCGCGTCGCCCGCGAGGTCGGCACCGAGGGCCAGCTCGGCGGCCGCGCCCAGGTCAGGGGCGTCTCCGGGGTCTGGAAGGACCTCACCGAGAGCGTCAACTTCATGGCCGACAACCTGACGTCCCAGGTCCGCAACATCGCCCAGGTCGCCACCGCCGTCGCGGAGGGCGACCTCGGCAAGAAGATCACCGTCGAGGCGAAGGGCGAGATCCTGGAGCTGAAGTCGACGATCAACACCATGGTCGACCAGCTCTCCGCCTTCGCCGACGAGGTCACCCGGGTCGCCCGCGAGGTCGGCACCGAAGGCAACCTGGGCGGTCAGGCGCAGGTCAGGGGCGCGTCCGGGGTCTGGAAGGACCTCACCGACAACGTCAACTTCATGGCGCTGAACCTCACCTCGCAGGTCCGCAACATCGCCCAGGTGACCACCTCGGTGGCCAACGGCGACCTGTCGAAGAAGATCGACGTCGACGCCCGCGGCGAGATCCTGGAGCTGAAGGAGACCGTCAACACCATGGTCCAGCAGCTGCGCGCGTTCGCGGACGAGGTGACCCGGGTGGCCCGCGAGGTCGGCACCGAGGGCCGGCTCGGCGGCCGCGCCCAGGTGCACGGCGTGTCCGGCGTCTGGAAGAACCTCACCGACAACGTCAACTTCATGGCCGACAACCTGACGTCCCAGGTCCGCAACATCGCCCAGGTCGCCACCGCCGTCGCGAAGGGCGACCTGTCCAAGAAGATCGACGTCGACGCCCGCGGCGAGATCCTCGAACTCAAGACGACCATCAACACCATGGTCGACACCCTGTCGTCCTTCTCCTCCGAGGTGACCCGGGTGGCCCGCGAGGTCGGCAGCGAGGGCCAACTCGGCGGCCAGGCGCGGGTCGAGGGCGTCTACGGCACCTGGAAGCGGCTGACCACCAGCGTCAACGAGCTGGCGCTGAACCTGACCACGCAGGTCCGCGCGATCGCCGAGGTGGCCAGCGCGGTCACCCAGGGCGACATGTCCGGCTCGATCACCGTGGACGCCCAGGGCGAGGTCGCGGCGCTGAAGAACAACATCAACCTGATGGTCGCCAACCTCCGCGAGACCACCCGCGCCAAGGACTGGCTGGAGTCCAACCTCGCCCGTATCGCCAGCCTGATGCAGGGCCACCGCGACCTGGTCGAGGTCGCCGATCTGATCCTGCGCGAGCTGACCCCGCTGGTGAACGCGCAGTTCGGCGCGTTCTTCCTGGCCGAGGCGGGCGCCGAGCCCGGCGAGGGACTGGAGCTCATCGCCGGTTACGGCACCGGGCAGCCCGAAGGCCGCCGTTCGCTGCCGCGGCTGCGGCTGGGCACCCCCGGCTGGGGCCTGATCACCCAGGCCGCGATGGAGAAGAAGCGGATCGTCGTCGACGCCGTCCCGCCCGACTACATCACCATCAGCTCCGGCCTCGGCGCCGCCGCCCCCGCCAGCATCGTCATCCTCCCGGTCCTCTTCGAGGACCAGGTGCTGGGCGTCATCGAGCTGGCCTCCTTCAGCCGCTTCAGCGAAGTCCACCTCGCCTTCATCGACCAGTTCGTCAACACCATCGGCGTCTCCATCAACACCATCATCGCCAACTCCCGTACGGAGTCGCTGCTTTCGGAGTCCCAGCGGCTGACCGCCGAGCTGCGCCAGCGCTCCGACGAGCTCCAGCTGACCAACGCCGAGCTGGAGGAGAAGGCCGCCCTGCTGGCCACCTCCTCCCAGTACAAGTCCGAGTTCCTGGCGAACATGTCGCACGAGCTGCGCACCCCGCTGAACTCGCTGCTGGTGCTCTCCCGGCTGCTCGCCGACAACCCCGACGGCCGGCTCTCGCCGCAGGAGGTGGAGTTCGCCGTCACCATCCACCGCGCGGGCTCCGATCTGCTCCAGCTGATCAACGACATCCTCGACCTGTCGAAGATCGAGGCCGGCCGGATGGACCTGCACCCCAAGCCGCTGCCGCTCATCAAGCTGCTGGACTACGTCCGGGCGACGTTCAAGCCCCTCACCGTCGACCGCGGCCTCACCTTCGACATCAAGGTCGGCGACGACGTCCCCGAGGAGCTCTTCTCCGACGAACAGCGCCTCCAGCAGATCCTGCGCAACCTGCTGTCCAACGCCGTGAAGTTCACCTCCTCGGGCGGGGTGGAACTCCTCGTCCGCCGCGTACCGGGCACGGACTTCGACGAGGAGTCCCTGCGCACGGCCGGCGACGTCATCGCGCTGTCCGTGAAGGACACCGGCATCGGCATCCCGCCCGAGAAGCTCGACGACATCTTCGAGGCGTTCCAGCAGTCCGACGGCACCACCAACCGCAAGTACGGCGGCACCGGTCTCGGCCTGTCCATCAGCCGCGACATGGCGGCGCTGCTCGGCGGCCGGATCACCGCCGAGAGCGAGCCCGACGTCGGCTCGACCTTCACGCTGTACGTGCCCGCCCGCTACACCGCTCCGCTGCCGGCGCCCAGCCCCACCGCCGCGGCCCGTCCCGCGGACAGCGCCGCGCAGGCCACCCCCGGGCCCGCCGCGGTGACCCGGCCCGTGCTCGCCGAACACCTCACCACCAGGCCCACCCCGAGGACCGCCCCGGCACCGGACCGGGAACCGCCGGGCGACGACGGCTTCCCCGACAAGGAGGCGCGGGAGGACCTGATGTCCGGCACGACGATGCACGCGGCGGACGGCGGCGACGTCACCTGGCCCGAGACCACCCGGCTCAAGGACTGGCTCAGCGGGCGCCCCGGCCAGGTGCTGGCGAACCGCCGGATCCTCATCGTCGACGACGACATCCGCAACGTCTTCGCGCTCACCCACGTGCTGGGCCGGGTCGGCATCCGCGTGAAGTACGCCGAGAACGGCCGCGAGGGCCTGGAGGTCCTCGACCGGACGCCGGACGTCTCGCTGGTGCTGATGGACATCATGATGCCCGAAATGGATGGATACGAGATGATCAAGGCGATCCGACAAACGCCTCGTTTCGCGGAGCTGCCGGTGATCGCGCTCACCGCCAAGGCCATGCCGGGCGACCGCGAGAAGGCGATCGAGAGCGGGGTCAACGACTACATCCCCAAACCGGTGGACGTGGACCGTCTGCTGTCCGTGATCTGCGGGCTGCTGGACCCCGAGCCCGCCGCCTGCACGCCGGAGCCCGACGACTCCGAAGAGGCCGGTTCGGGCGCGGGCACCGGCACCGGCCCGGACGACCGGGGAACGGCGGGGCAGCAGCAATGA